A DNA window from Deltaproteobacteria bacterium contains the following coding sequences:
- a CDS encoding sigma-54 dependent transcriptional regulator: MTPGRILIVDDDAAIRDGSSQALVRQGHEVLQAATGREALSLLDRSEFDLVFLDLKLPDINGLDLLKTIRERDPLVQIVMITAYGTIQNAVEAMRLGANDFLSKPFAPDELRLVTDRVLRARRLTRENLFLREELRRKEGETVIIHGSKAMATLLEQADRAAPTDSTILITGESGTGKGLLARRIHERSTRRENPFVAVDCSTLVPTLFESELFGHVKGAFTGATTNKMGKFELASGGTLFLDEIGNVSLDLQAKLLKVVEEKVICRVGSTRQTKVDTRIIAATNQDLRQAAREGRFREDLYFRLNVVSLHIPPLRERREDIPLLVRHFLGRFSAKHGRPGLVPTAGLLSRLNAYSWPGNVRELENTMERLVIFSSGSTITEEDLELAGIPGKAPAEAKETRKAPPESMLTFELIPLEDVERDYVARVIREVGGNRTEAAAILGIDRKTLRLKLRRWGMEDM; this comes from the coding sequence ATGACCCCCGGCAGGATACTCATAGTTGACGATGACGCAGCCATACGGGACGGTTCGTCCCAGGCCCTCGTCCGCCAGGGGCACGAGGTCCTGCAGGCCGCAACCGGCCGAGAGGCCCTCTCCCTCCTTGACCGCTCCGAATTCGATCTTGTTTTCCTGGACCTCAAGCTTCCGGACATCAACGGTCTCGACCTCCTGAAGACCATCCGGGAACGGGACCCCCTCGTCCAGATCGTCATGATAACGGCCTATGGGACCATCCAGAACGCGGTCGAGGCCATGCGTCTCGGGGCCAATGACTTCCTCTCCAAGCCCTTTGCCCCAGACGAGCTCCGGCTCGTGACCGACCGGGTCCTGCGGGCCCGACGTCTCACCAGGGAAAACCTCTTCCTTCGGGAGGAACTCCGCAGAAAGGAAGGGGAGACCGTCATCATCCATGGATCAAAGGCCATGGCCACCCTCCTCGAGCAGGCGGACCGGGCGGCCCCCACGGACAGCACTATCCTCATCACCGGCGAGAGCGGGACAGGCAAGGGCCTCCTTGCCCGCCGCATCCATGAAAGGAGCACAAGGCGGGAAAACCCGTTCGTAGCCGTGGACTGCTCCACTCTTGTCCCCACCCTTTTCGAAAGCGAGCTCTTCGGGCACGTGAAGGGGGCCTTTACCGGGGCCACGACCAACAAGATGGGGAAATTCGAACTCGCCAGCGGTGGTACCCTCTTTCTCGACGAGATCGGGAACGTGAGCCTCGACCTCCAGGCCAAGCTCCTCAAGGTGGTGGAGGAGAAGGTCATCTGCCGGGTGGGAAGCACGCGCCAGACAAAGGTGGACACGCGCATCATCGCGGCCACCAACCAGGACCTCAGGCAGGCGGCCCGGGAAGGACGCTTTCGGGAAGATCTCTACTTCCGCCTGAACGTGGTCTCCCTCCACATCCCCCCGCTCAGGGAGCGGCGGGAGGACATCCCTCTCCTCGTTCGGCATTTCCTGGGGAGATTCTCGGCCAAGCACGGAAGGCCCGGCCTCGTCCCCACCGCTGGACTCCTCTCCCGCCTCAATGCCTACTCTTGGCCGGGCAACGTCCGGGAGCTCGAAAACACCATGGAAAGGCTCGTGATTTTCTCGAGCGGCTCCACCATCACCGAAGAGGACCTCGAGCTTGCCGGCATCCCAGGCAAAGCGCCGGCCGAGGCGAAGGAGACCCGCAAGGCCCCTCCGGAGTCCATGCTCACGTTCGAGCTCATTCCTCTTGAGGACGTGGAGCGCGACTACGTGGCCCGAGTCATCCGCGAGGTCGGAGGAAACCGCACCGAGGCGGCTGCCATCCTGGGCATTGACAGAAAGACCTTGCGGCTGAAGCTCAGGCGCTGGGGCATGGAGGACATGTGA
- the xth gene encoding exodeoxyribonuclease III, producing MKIATFNANSIRSRLPIVIPWLREKAVDILCMQETKVTDDQFPAAAFQEIGYQTAYCGQKSYNGVAIASTLPIEDAAFGLGDGEDSAEDQARLIRCTISGIRILNAYAPQGKALDHPAFRYKIEWFARLRRLFERDYRPDEHVLLCGDLNVAPEPRDVYAPDLLEGHVCYNEEARSALRRVMDWGLVDVLRMFHPEKDLYTFYDYRVPNAIKRRMGWRIDHILATRALADRALSAEIDMAPRLADRPSDHTFLVAEFSSLSM from the coding sequence GTGAAGATCGCCACCTTTAACGCCAATTCCATCCGTTCACGTCTCCCAATCGTGATCCCCTGGCTTCGGGAAAAGGCCGTGGACATCCTCTGCATGCAGGAAACGAAGGTCACGGACGATCAGTTTCCCGCAGCTGCTTTCCAGGAGATCGGCTATCAGACCGCCTACTGTGGCCAGAAGTCCTACAACGGGGTTGCTATCGCCTCCACTCTCCCCATTGAGGACGCGGCCTTCGGACTCGGAGATGGCGAGGACTCGGCGGAAGACCAGGCCAGGCTCATCCGCTGCACGATATCAGGCATCCGGATCCTCAACGCCTACGCCCCGCAGGGAAAGGCCCTGGATCACCCCGCATTCCGTTACAAGATAGAGTGGTTCGCCCGCCTTCGCCGCCTCTTCGAGCGAGACTACAGACCCGATGAACACGTTCTACTCTGCGGAGACCTGAACGTCGCTCCAGAGCCGCGGGATGTCTATGCCCCGGATCTGCTCGAGGGCCACGTCTGCTACAACGAGGAGGCGAGATCCGCCCTTCGCAGGGTGATGGACTGGGGGCTCGTGGACGTGTTACGCATGTTTCACCCCGAAAAGGACCTCTACACCTTCTACGACTACCGGGTCCCCAATGCGATCAAACGCCGCATGGGCTGGCGGATCGACCATATACTCGCCACACGGGCACTCGCAGATCGGGCCTTGAGCGCCGAGATCGACATGGCGCCCAGACTTGCGGACAGGCCTTCGGATCACACCTTTCTCGTGGCCGAATTCTCCTCTTTATCAATGTAA
- a CDS encoding HAMP domain-containing histidine kinase: protein MKIRHRIVLWITGAGLVTSLVFSLVIFIEMVEQPFEIMDDHMKTTARFVAQELSAQPQAEAALRLDAYFAAAWAPWVRVYDGDLWPVYQSPLAKAVDLPLEFGRGAYMTRIELPGKGAEGPKRVWFRIRVFERDISGARHWVQVAGPMEELEDEILDLAVAFAIGLLVSTGLLVYLSHVLAGRIVEPIAAINRLAREITEKTLDKRIPLGKTRDEIYELSECLNHMFDRIQLSFARQKRFLADASHELKSPIAMLRLFFEDAALRTDLPESFQKRLESQGRNLLRMDRLVRSLMELSVLEANPSLKKETFDLSALALSVLEDMAPVMEREGIRLEREIPEELTIHGDRDRIRRMLINILDNAVKYNEKGGLVRLWMTAEGAFIKISLSNTGLGIPKEDLEKVFEQFYRVERSRATGYGGAGLGLSIVREIVRLHGGTVGIESEPGGWTRITITLPKGIEA, encoded by the coding sequence TTGAAGATTAGACACAGGATCGTCCTCTGGATCACGGGGGCAGGCCTTGTGACCAGCCTCGTCTTTTCCCTCGTGATCTTCATCGAGATGGTGGAGCAGCCCTTCGAGATCATGGACGATCATATGAAGACAACGGCACGGTTCGTGGCCCAGGAATTGTCCGCGCAACCCCAAGCGGAGGCCGCGCTTAGGCTGGACGCCTATTTCGCCGCTGCCTGGGCGCCATGGGTCAGGGTCTATGATGGGGATTTGTGGCCGGTCTATCAGTCCCCGCTCGCCAAGGCCGTGGATCTCCCCCTCGAGTTCGGCCGGGGGGCCTACATGACCAGGATCGAGCTGCCTGGAAAAGGGGCCGAAGGTCCGAAACGCGTATGGTTCCGGATCCGGGTCTTCGAGAGGGATATCTCTGGCGCACGTCACTGGGTGCAGGTCGCGGGCCCCATGGAGGAACTCGAGGATGAGATCCTGGACCTTGCCGTCGCCTTTGCCATAGGGCTCCTCGTCTCTACCGGGCTCCTCGTCTATCTGAGCCACGTCCTTGCGGGAAGGATCGTTGAACCCATAGCGGCCATCAACAGGCTTGCCCGCGAGATCACGGAAAAGACCCTGGACAAAAGGATCCCCCTTGGGAAGACCCGGGACGAGATCTATGAGCTTTCCGAGTGTCTGAACCACATGTTCGACCGCATCCAGCTCTCCTTTGCCCGCCAGAAGCGGTTTCTCGCCGACGCATCACACGAACTCAAGAGCCCGATCGCCATGCTGAGGCTCTTTTTCGAGGATGCCGCCCTGAGGACCGACCTCCCCGAGTCCTTTCAGAAGAGGCTCGAATCCCAGGGGCGCAATCTCTTGAGGATGGACCGGCTCGTGAGGTCCCTTATGGAACTCTCCGTCCTCGAGGCGAACCCGTCCCTCAAAAAGGAGACCTTCGATCTTTCGGCCCTGGCCCTTTCTGTGCTGGAAGACATGGCGCCCGTCATGGAACGGGAGGGGATCCGCCTCGAAAGGGAGATCCCGGAGGAATTGACCATCCATGGTGACAGGGACCGGATCCGGAGGATGCTCATAAACATCCTGGATAACGCCGTCAAGTACAATGAAAAGGGTGGTCTCGTCCGCCTCTGGATGACGGCTGAAGGTGCATTCATAAAGATTTCGCTCTCGAACACGGGCCTCGGCATACCGAAGGAGGATCTGGAGAAGGTCTTTGAGCAGTTTTATCGGGTAGAGAGGTCCAGAGCCACTGGCTACGGGGGGGCAGGTCTCGGACTTTCCATCGTCCGGGAGATCGTGAGGCTCCATGGGGGCACGGTCGGGATCGAAAGCGAGCCCGGAGGTTGGACGAGGATCACGATAACGCTCCCCAAGGGGATCGAGGCCTGA
- a CDS encoding response regulator transcription factor yields the protein MRIFLVDDERTILDEVGEILRGQRYDVETALDGEKAMERIMVQPFDLVILDIMLPKLDGFAVLREMRREKITTPVLMLTARGDTDDKVKGLDLGADDYLAKPFSSAELLARVRALLRRGSEHASPVLSAWAIELDTVTREVRHKGSPVQLTPKEFAILEFLLYNKGRAVSRFSLAEHVWGDEFDPFAMSNYIDVHIKNLRRKLGDAQGRLIETIRGVGYIIRGQDR from the coding sequence ATGCGAATCTTTCTGGTGGACGATGAAAGGACGATCCTCGATGAGGTAGGCGAGATCCTGAGGGGCCAGAGATATGACGTCGAAACCGCCCTGGATGGAGAAAAGGCCATGGAGAGGATCATGGTCCAGCCCTTTGATCTCGTCATCCTCGACATAATGCTTCCCAAACTGGACGGGTTCGCCGTTCTTCGGGAGATGCGAAGGGAGAAGATAACCACACCCGTTCTCATGCTCACCGCCCGCGGGGACACGGACGACAAGGTGAAGGGCCTTGATCTTGGCGCGGACGACTATCTGGCCAAGCCTTTCTCCTCCGCAGAGCTCCTTGCCCGGGTGAGGGCGCTTTTAAGAAGGGGGAGCGAACACGCCTCTCCTGTCCTTTCCGCATGGGCGATCGAGCTTGACACTGTAACACGTGAGGTGCGGCACAAGGGCTCCCCGGTCCAGCTCACCCCCAAGGAATTCGCCATTCTGGAGTTCCTTCTTTACAACAAGGGTCGCGCCGTATCCCGATTCAGCCTCGCCGAGCACGTCTGGGGTGACGAATTCGATCCCTTCGCCATGTCCAATTACATAGATGTCCACATCAAGAATCTGCGCCGCAAGCTCGGGGATGCCCAGGGCAGGCTGATCGAGACGATCCGCGGCGTGGGATACATAATAAGAGGCCAAGATCGTTGA
- a CDS encoding O-antigen ligase family protein has translation MIIFLCLLFSQSRTAWVATLMTVPSFGAASLFFARVRRKRICYWMALCLFLVIILLVPACSDMIRNRLMSEYGSVVLIVSGGSADVCSPELLRSSIGQHWLLFGAFWKEFLSRPLIGWGPGTMEALIDSSGLSEAAGLRFPHFHNSYFNVLAEFGIIGFGMVSLMFFLIFRAAWMNFRKGLIPSDLFFLVVGTLTIFGLCALTGEPLQSTNGGHVISLLGGISYSLNMSGSAMQEWSLTKSLNP, from the coding sequence GTGATCATTTTCTTATGCCTGCTTTTTTCCCAGAGCAGGACGGCGTGGGTCGCAACCCTGATGACAGTCCCGTCTTTTGGTGCGGCCTCTCTGTTTTTTGCAAGGGTTCGTAGAAAGAGAATATGTTACTGGATGGCATTGTGCCTTTTTTTGGTAATAATTCTGCTTGTTCCTGCCTGTAGCGACATGATCAGGAATCGATTGATGAGCGAGTATGGATCCGTTGTCTTGATCGTTTCGGGCGGATCTGCGGATGTATGTTCACCCGAATTACTCAGGTCCAGTATCGGACAACACTGGCTGCTTTTCGGCGCTTTCTGGAAGGAGTTTCTGTCACGTCCACTCATCGGGTGGGGTCCGGGCACAATGGAGGCACTGATCGACTCGAGCGGATTGAGCGAGGCTGCTGGCTTACGGTTTCCCCATTTTCACAATTCCTATTTCAATGTCCTCGCTGAGTTCGGGATCATTGGTTTTGGGATGGTTTCGCTCATGTTTTTCCTGATCTTCAGGGCGGCATGGATGAATTTCAGAAAGGGGTTGATTCCATCTGATCTCTTTTTTCTTGTCGTCGGGACCTTGACCATTTTCGGGTTGTGCGCACTGACCGGGGAGCCTCTTCAAAGCACCAACGGGGGACATGTCATAAGTCTGCTCGGAGGGATCTCATACAGCCTCAACATGTCCGGCAGCGCCATGCAGGAATGGTCATTGACCAAATCTCTGAATCCGTGA
- a CDS encoding glycosyltransferase: MPESPRPIIIFGLVSKHPGRNRGGTAISMGRLANFFARSGHAVYIVMRRPKPGHFLLDAVDPAVRFRFLHARSRVGIFFEFLKFLFQLGTCSVLALDVRACQIASWLAAVPMTGVRVWASFHSALPENRKRLLKNIAARCDGVIAISHGLAADFARLTSAPDCKVHVIHNLVVTPELLEAADEPVDHPWFRRWDVPVLLGVGRLMPEKGFDVLLRAFAQVRRLRCVRLAVLGEGPQADALLREAQELGIAGDFALLGFQRNPWAFMKRASMVVSASRSDAFGNVLAEALALGVPVVAADCPHGPREILDGGRLGRLVPVGDEVALAEAIIQTLDDPLPSEVLTAGAARFGCEYAGRRYLHVMGLG, encoded by the coding sequence ATGCCCGAATCCCCACGGCCAATCATCATTTTTGGGCTTGTCAGCAAACACCCGGGGAGAAATCGCGGGGGCACTGCCATAAGCATGGGGAGGCTTGCCAATTTTTTCGCAAGATCAGGCCATGCCGTGTACATCGTGATGCGAAGGCCAAAACCCGGCCATTTTCTCCTGGATGCGGTGGATCCAGCGGTCCGATTCCGTTTTCTCCATGCCCGGTCACGGGTCGGAATCTTTTTCGAATTTTTGAAATTTTTGTTTCAGTTAGGGACCTGTTCCGTGCTCGCCCTGGACGTCAGGGCCTGCCAGATCGCCTCGTGGCTTGCGGCCGTTCCGATGACCGGTGTGAGGGTGTGGGCGAGCTTCCACAGCGCCCTTCCCGAAAACAGGAAGAGGCTTTTAAAGAACATTGCTGCAAGATGTGACGGGGTTATCGCGATTTCGCACGGTCTTGCAGCGGACTTCGCACGATTGACCTCGGCCCCTGACTGCAAGGTCCATGTCATCCACAATCTCGTCGTGACCCCTGAGTTGCTGGAGGCCGCGGACGAACCCGTGGATCATCCCTGGTTTCGGCGCTGGGATGTCCCGGTTCTCCTTGGGGTGGGACGCCTGATGCCTGAGAAGGGATTTGATGTCCTTCTTCGCGCCTTCGCTCAGGTCCGCCGGTTGAGATGTGTCCGACTGGCCGTGCTTGGCGAGGGTCCCCAGGCCGATGCACTCCTCAGGGAGGCCCAGGAACTTGGCATCGCAGGGGATTTCGCTCTGCTCGGATTTCAGCGGAATCCTTGGGCCTTCATGAAGAGGGCCTCGATGGTGGTCTCTGCTTCCCGGAGCGATGCATTCGGCAATGTGCTCGCCGAGGCCCTGGCCCTTGGCGTGCCCGTTGTCGCAGCGGATTGCCCGCACGGCCCCCGGGAGATCTTAGACGGGGGGCGTCTCGGCAGGCTGGTTCCCGTGGGTGATGAAGTGGCCCTGGCCGAGGCCATTATCCAGACCCTGGATGATCCCCTGCCTTCAGAGGTCCTTACGGCCGGGGCCGCGCGTTTCGGATGTGAATACGCCGGGAGAAGATATCTCCATGTGATGGGACTGGGATGA
- a CDS encoding FkbM family methyltransferase, protein MDECRLLNKKSSKSSAPYRNVTFFPVALSEKGGVRHLHITRHRGASSLLAPLPEVGRGFCRTQYTTVDKKIPIDTVPLGEFVEKQGLKDLVFLKIDVEGLELEILRSARKLLENDLLVVRAEVAFFPTRAGQPLFCDIVGFLQQFRFLPMGFAELHHWRRLSGGKHMKWTKGAIPFSRGQLIHGDMIFFRDPDTLTTDTEEGARVAIKAAFFAMAYGFVDHAHYILAKPGVRGLLEKKYGLSVDEELGIVSANLASMYGARGLFSRLGKGRG, encoded by the coding sequence GTGGATGAGTGCCGTCTTCTCAACAAAAAGTCATCCAAGTCCTCCGCACCTTATCGTAACGTCACCTTTTTCCCGGTGGCCCTCAGCGAAAAAGGAGGGGTTCGGCACCTCCATATCACAAGGCACCGGGGGGCTTCCTCCCTGCTCGCACCCCTTCCGGAGGTCGGCCGTGGGTTTTGCCGCACCCAGTATACAACGGTTGACAAAAAAATCCCCATAGATACCGTCCCGTTGGGCGAATTCGTTGAAAAGCAGGGACTCAAAGACCTGGTTTTTCTGAAAATCGACGTGGAGGGCCTGGAACTCGAGATCCTTCGCTCCGCCCGAAAACTCCTTGAAAACGATCTTCTCGTTGTTCGGGCGGAGGTGGCGTTTTTCCCCACAAGGGCAGGGCAGCCGCTTTTTTGCGACATTGTCGGGTTTTTGCAGCAGTTTCGTTTTCTTCCCATGGGGTTCGCTGAACTCCATCATTGGCGCCGGCTTTCAGGCGGGAAACACATGAAATGGACAAAGGGCGCCATTCCATTTTCCCGCGGCCAGCTGATACATGGCGACATGATCTTTTTTCGGGATCCCGATACCCTCACCACTGATACCGAAGAAGGGGCGAGGGTTGCTATAAAGGCTGCCTTTTTCGCAATGGCATACGGATTTGTGGATCACGCGCATTACATCCTTGCAAAACCCGGTGTTCGCGGACTCTTGGAGAAAAAATACGGCCTTTCCGTGGATGAGGAATTGGGTATAGTTTCCGCGAATCTTGCCAGTATGTACGGCGCAAGGGGGCTTTTCTCGCGCCTGGGTAAGGGGAGAGGATAG
- a CDS encoding glycosyltransferase, giving the protein MSSIPPHGPEGMERRTDIAFYGFRGGPGGISKVMLNLINETSMAGFHVDVLLHSDAPETRDLDPKTRIIRLGKAPAIGRFLPLARYVASNGPQVLLSNREWANRNAVLARMASRAGTKLVFRVGNPPSYGIKKRGALKGWLRRLSIKATYQRAGLIIANSGKIAEEVRNMTGIDPARIIRIPNPTVPEDILERSSRPVSHPWFHDKGPPVVLAVGRLAKQKDFSTLLAAMGILRMEYCLEARLIILGEGNERRMLEDMARSLGLEGAIDMPGFVPEPFPYMARASLFVLSSAWEGSPNVLIEALAIGVPVVSTDCPSGPREILQGGKYGRLVPVGDPEALAKAMFETLKHPHPPEYLREAAEPFRSAACARKYLEAMGMV; this is encoded by the coding sequence ATGTCAAGCATCCCGCCGCACGGCCCCGAAGGCATGGAAAGACGGACTGACATAGCCTTTTACGGATTCAGGGGAGGGCCGGGCGGCATCAGCAAGGTCATGCTGAACCTCATAAACGAGACCTCGATGGCCGGTTTTCACGTAGACGTCCTCCTCCACTCAGACGCCCCGGAGACCCGCGACCTCGACCCAAAGACACGGATTATCCGGCTCGGCAAGGCCCCTGCCATAGGCCGTTTTTTACCGCTTGCAAGGTATGTTGCATCGAACGGCCCTCAGGTCCTCCTCTCCAACCGGGAATGGGCAAACAGGAACGCGGTGCTTGCACGAATGGCCAGCCGCGCCGGCACCAAACTCGTCTTCAGGGTGGGGAACCCGCCTTCCTACGGCATAAAAAAGAGAGGCGCCCTGAAAGGATGGCTTAGACGGCTTTCCATAAAGGCGACGTACCAAAGGGCCGGCCTTATCATAGCAAACTCCGGCAAGATAGCCGAAGAGGTCCGTAACATGACGGGGATCGATCCGGCGAGGATCATCCGCATCCCAAACCCGACGGTCCCCGAAGACATCCTGGAGAGGTCCTCCAGGCCCGTATCCCATCCGTGGTTCCATGACAAAGGCCCACCGGTGGTGCTTGCTGTAGGGAGGCTTGCAAAACAAAAGGACTTTTCGACCCTGCTTGCTGCCATGGGCATCCTGAGAATGGAGTACTGCCTCGAGGCCAGGCTGATCATCCTGGGAGAAGGTAACGAACGCCGGATGCTCGAAGACATGGCCCGGTCCCTGGGGCTTGAAGGCGCGATCGACATGCCGGGTTTTGTCCCAGAGCCCTTCCCCTATATGGCCCGTGCATCGCTCTTCGTCCTGTCATCGGCATGGGAAGGCTCTCCGAACGTCCTCATAGAGGCCCTTGCGATCGGCGTTCCGGTGGTCTCGACCGACTGCCCGTCCGGCCCGAGGGAGATCCTCCAGGGCGGCAAGTACGGCCGGCTCGTCCCGGTGGGTGACCCGGAGGCCCTTGCTAAGGCCATGTTCGAGACCCTCAAGCACCCCCACCCGCCCGAATACCTGCGAGAGGCCGCAGAGCCTTTCCGGTCGGCGGCCTGCGCCAGGAAATATCTGGAGGCAATGGGAATGGTATGA
- a CDS encoding glycosyltransferase, whose product MSTNLPRIAIFLATSGHSGVDRIMKNLIHGLAAVQVPVDLLRIKGHGPHLPELPPGARSVRLGVSHVQGALPALTKYLKSERPFAMLSDKDRVNRTAILARTISRTETKIAVRIGTTVSENLRRRGLMDRLVQRLSMRLLYSMADAVLVPSSGAAEDLALFARIPRHRITVVKSPILTPEFEKLAGEPVEHPFFTEDMPVVLGAGELCSRKDFATLMRAFAILLKTTPARLIILGEGRSRPALEALALELGIKEAVSMPGFVPNPYPFMKKASLFVLSSTCEGMPVVLVEAMAAGCPVVATDCPSGPREVLAGGKYGALVPVGDPEALAKAMRRTLEAPQKARNFAEATAPYRLEEAVRSYLAALGYPTHV is encoded by the coding sequence ATGAGCACCAATCTCCCCAGGATCGCCATCTTTCTTGCAACATCCGGGCATAGCGGCGTGGACCGGATCATGAAAAACCTGATCCACGGGCTCGCCGCCGTTCAGGTGCCCGTGGACCTCCTGAGGATAAAGGGCCATGGCCCTCATCTGCCGGAACTTCCACCTGGTGCTCGCAGTGTAAGGCTCGGGGTCTCCCACGTCCAAGGGGCGCTACCCGCCCTCACCAAATATCTCAAGAGCGAGAGGCCCTTTGCCATGCTCTCGGACAAGGACCGGGTGAACCGCACGGCCATCCTCGCCCGTACCATCTCAAGGACGGAGACGAAGATCGCCGTCCGGATCGGGACCACCGTATCCGAAAATCTGAGGCGAAGGGGTCTCATGGACCGCCTTGTGCAGAGACTCTCCATGCGTCTTCTGTACTCAATGGCAGACGCCGTTCTGGTCCCGTCATCGGGTGCGGCAGAGGATCTTGCCCTGTTTGCCCGCATACCGCGCCATCGCATAACGGTCGTAAAAAGCCCGATTCTTACCCCGGAATTCGAGAAGCTCGCTGGGGAACCGGTCGAACACCCCTTCTTCACAGAAGACATGCCTGTGGTCCTCGGGGCAGGCGAACTCTGCTCCAGGAAGGACTTTGCGACCCTCATGCGCGCCTTCGCCATCCTCCTGAAAACAACCCCTGCGCGACTCATCATCTTGGGAGAGGGAAGATCGCGCCCTGCCCTCGAGGCCCTGGCACTGGAACTCGGCATCAAGGAGGCCGTCTCCATGCCCGGATTCGTCCCCAATCCCTACCCCTTCATGAAAAAGGCCTCGCTATTCGTGCTCTCATCCACGTGCGAGGGGATGCCCGTGGTCCTCGTCGAGGCCATGGCCGCAGGCTGTCCGGTGGTGGCAACGGATTGCCCAAGCGGCCCCAGAGAGGTCCTGGCCGGGGGTAAATACGGGGCGCTCGTTCCGGTCGGGGATCCGGAGGCCCTCGCAAAGGCCATGCGCCGCACACTGGAGGCCCCCCAAAAGGCCCGCAACTTTGCTGAGGCCACTGCTCCATATCGCTTGGAAGAGGCCGTTCGGTCCTATCTCGCGGCCCTGGGATATCCGACCCATGTCTGA
- a CDS encoding glycosyltransferase, with protein MIVNLCNGLVHLGCQVDLLPIRDDAPHLASLDPAVRLVRLRASHAVSAVFPLACYLRKIRPDGLLAAKDRANQAAVMAKRLARVETRVVTRLGTTISASIRHRDPISRFFRRLPPRLTYRMADAVVAVSKGVARDLSDMTGLYESSINVIPNPVITPDLFDRAAMPTGHPWIKNGAEDMENPVILGIGRLTRQKDFQTLIRAFAHVRAQKRCRLIILGEGGDRPKLEALAADLGLSREVSLPGFAANPYAYLSRASLFVLSSAWEGSPNALTEALALGVPVVSTNCPSGPGEILEDGRYGPLVPVGDHKALAKAMLRTMEAPPEKDLLRKAVRAYTQEEASRRYLQLLIHP; from the coding sequence ATGATTGTGAACCTCTGTAACGGCCTCGTCCACCTGGGCTGTCAGGTCGACCTCCTCCCCATACGGGACGACGCGCCCCATCTCGCCTCTCTCGATCCAGCAGTCAGGCTCGTTAGACTCCGGGCATCACACGCCGTCTCCGCCGTCTTTCCGCTTGCTTGCTACCTGCGGAAGATCCGCCCCGACGGCCTTCTTGCGGCCAAGGACCGGGCGAATCAGGCCGCAGTCATGGCAAAGAGGCTCGCCCGTGTGGAAACGCGCGTGGTAACACGCCTTGGGACCACCATCTCGGCGTCCATAAGACACCGGGATCCTATCTCCCGGTTCTTTCGGCGTCTCCCCCCGCGCCTCACCTACCGAATGGCTGACGCAGTCGTAGCTGTCTCAAAGGGGGTGGCCAGGGATCTGTCGGACATGACAGGACTTTATGAATCCTCCATCAATGTCATACCGAACCCGGTCATCACGCCGGACTTGTTCGACCGCGCGGCTATGCCTACCGGACATCCCTGGATCAAAAACGGGGCCGAGGACATGGAAAACCCCGTCATCCTCGGCATTGGAAGGCTCACCCGCCAGAAGGACTTTCAGACCCTCATACGGGCCTTTGCTCACGTGAGGGCACAAAAAAGGTGCAGGCTCATCATCCTGGGCGAGGGCGGGGACAGGCCCAAACTGGAGGCCCTGGCCGCGGACCTGGGTCTCTCCCGTGAGGTCTCGCTTCCCGGTTTTGCGGCCAATCCCTATGCATATCTTTCACGGGCATCCCTCTTCGTCCTCTCCTCGGCATGGGAGGGCTCCCCAAATGCCCTGACCGAGGCCCTCGCCCTAGGGGTCCCTGTGGTCTCCACCAACTGCCCGAGCGGACCTGGCGAGATACTCGAAGACGGCCGATACGGCCCCCTGGTCCCGGTCGGTGACCACAAGGCCCTTGCCAAAGCCATGCTTCGCACCATGGAGGCCCCTCCGGAAAAGGACCTTCTTCGAAAGGCCGTCCGGGCCTACACCCAGGAAGAGGCAAGCAGGAGGTATCTCCAACTCCTGATCCACCCCTGA